One genomic segment of Gemmatimonadota bacterium includes these proteins:
- a CDS encoding AAA family ATPase yields the protein QFTPDLMPSDITGTEIIQTDRSTGDRDLVFQPGPIFSNIVLADEINRTPPKTQAALLEAMQEHRVTVQGETYQLEEPFYVFATQNPIELEGTYPLPEAQLDRFMFEIRIDHLPEDEELEVVRATTSPIVEDYSHTIGARDLIEFQELIRRVPVAEEVLKYAVQLVRTSRPNPNGSPEFIKKWVAYGASVRAAQYLILGGKARAITRGRYHVTFEDVRALAAPVLRHRVLTNFHADAEGMTTDRLVENLLEAVPQPSSGM from the coding sequence CCAGTTCACGCCTGACCTCATGCCGTCGGACATCACCGGGACGGAGATCATCCAGACGGACCGCAGCACGGGCGATCGTGACCTCGTGTTCCAGCCCGGTCCGATCTTCAGCAACATCGTGCTGGCCGACGAGATCAACCGGACGCCGCCCAAGACGCAGGCGGCGCTGCTGGAGGCCATGCAGGAGCACCGCGTCACGGTGCAGGGCGAGACGTATCAGCTCGAGGAGCCGTTTTACGTGTTCGCGACGCAGAACCCGATCGAACTGGAGGGCACGTATCCGCTGCCCGAGGCGCAGCTGGACCGCTTCATGTTCGAGATTCGAATCGACCATCTTCCGGAGGACGAAGAGCTGGAGGTCGTGCGGGCCACGACGAGTCCGATCGTGGAGGACTACTCGCACACGATCGGCGCCAGGGATCTGATCGAGTTTCAGGAGCTGATCCGGCGCGTGCCGGTTGCCGAAGAGGTGCTCAAGTACGCCGTACAGCTAGTGCGGACCAGCCGCCCGAATCCCAACGGATCGCCGGAATTCATCAAGAAGTGGGTCGCCTACGGCGCGTCGGTCAGGGCGGCTCAGTACCTGATTCTGGGCGGAAAGGCGCGCGCCATCACGCGCGGGCGCTATCACGTGACGTTCGAGGACGTGCGGGCGCTGGCGGCGCCGGTTCTCCGGCACCGCGTGCTGACCAACTTCCACGCCGACGCGGAGGGCATGACCACCGACCGCCTCGTCGAGAACCTGCTCGAGGCAGTGCCGCAGCCCTCATCAGGGATGTAG
- a CDS encoding DUF58 domain-containing protein, which translates to MALTARPAGRSAAGARSAHLADPEVLGRIQNLELLARTVVDGFIQGLHRSPYLGLSIDFAEHRAYMPGDDIRNLDWKLYARTDRFYVKRFEAETNANLVVVLDTSASMGFASGSLSKLRYGAILGACLATLSRRQGDRVGGALVGGELRDYVPAAAGHLELVLAALDRAGPEGGGSFAYAVDAVAARLRRRGILVVISDFYEETERLGASLKRLATGGHDVIAFHVLDGAELDLPYDRPTRFEDLESGAQRQIVPEEFRDRYQQLMSAHTERLREELTGGRIDYELVRTDRPIGEALFQYLTARQRFMRLR; encoded by the coding sequence ATGGCCCTGACCGCGAGACCGGCCGGCCGCTCGGCGGCCGGGGCGAGAAGCGCCCATCTGGCAGATCCGGAGGTTCTGGGCCGTATCCAGAACCTGGAGCTGCTGGCCCGGACCGTCGTGGACGGATTCATCCAGGGCCTGCACCGGTCTCCCTACCTCGGCCTGTCGATCGATTTCGCCGAGCACCGGGCCTACATGCCCGGCGACGACATCCGCAATCTGGACTGGAAGCTCTACGCGCGGACGGACCGCTTTTACGTGAAGCGCTTCGAGGCCGAGACCAACGCCAATCTGGTCGTCGTCCTGGACACTTCGGCCTCCATGGGTTTCGCTTCGGGCAGCCTGTCCAAGCTGCGCTACGGGGCCATCCTGGGCGCCTGCCTGGCGACCCTGTCGCGCCGTCAGGGTGACCGGGTGGGCGGCGCGCTGGTAGGCGGTGAGCTGCGGGACTATGTGCCGGCCGCGGCCGGCCACCTGGAGTTGGTCCTCGCCGCGCTGGACCGGGCCGGGCCCGAAGGCGGCGGCTCGTTCGCATACGCCGTTGACGCCGTGGCCGCGCGCCTCAGACGGCGCGGAATCCTGGTTGTCATCTCCGACTTCTATGAGGAGACAGAGCGTCTCGGCGCCTCGCTAAAGCGGCTGGCCACGGGCGGCCACGACGTAATCGCCTTCCACGTCCTGGACGGAGCCGAGCTGGATCTGCCCTACGACCGGCCGACGCGCTTCGAGGACCTGGAGTCCGGCGCGCAGCGGCAGATAGTGCCCGAGGAGTTCCGGGATCGCTATCAGCAGCTCATGTCGGCGCATACAGAGCGGCTGCGCGAGGAGCTGACCGGTGGCCGGATAGACTACGAGCTGGTCCGCACCGACCGCCCCATCGGCGAGGCGCTTTTCCAGTACCTGACCGCGCGTCAGCGTTTCATGAGGCTGCGCTAG